The Allocatelliglobosispora scoriae genome contains a region encoding:
- a CDS encoding ABC transporter ATP-binding protein: MRVLWIAIRTEPRIFALATLGSILFGLLVISSAYVMGWVISDLAQPAIDGGDYDLGALLAAAGLIMAVSVGKVLGIFGRRLGAGFMQFRLQARYRRLVTRRYMALPPAWHARHSTGTLLSNANSDVEAAWWPIAPLPFAIGSIVMMVVAVAALFVTDWVLALVGLGLFPLLFALNVFFSRRMAPRQARAQQLRAELSGIAHESFDGAVVVKTMGRETAETERFARKADELRDALIRVGKLRGIFDPTLDSLPSLGTLAALVVGAWRISAGDITLGDLIAVTLLFTVMAFPVRAIGWVLGEVPRSVAGWDRVARVLDATGEMDYGTSSVTGGGPVALTFQNVSFAYDDEPVLHDVTFTVGAGRTVALVGPTGSGKSTIATIAARLLDPTQGRVLLGDVDARDLSAVELPRTVALVPQLSFAFDESVRVNVTLDRDGIDEDDVWSALDTAQARTFVERLPLRLETELGERGTTLSGGQRQRLVLARALAGHPRLLVLDDATSAVDPRVEAAILQSLRESASSVLVVAYRRATIALADEVVYVEHGRVVAHGTHAELLASVPGYVNLVTAYEKAEAEREQEFAADELEGAR; encoded by the coding sequence ATGCGGGTCCTCTGGATCGCGATCCGCACGGAGCCCCGCATCTTCGCCCTGGCGACGCTCGGCAGCATCCTGTTCGGCCTCCTCGTCATCTCCTCGGCCTACGTCATGGGCTGGGTGATCAGCGATCTCGCCCAGCCGGCCATCGACGGTGGCGACTATGACCTGGGCGCGCTGCTGGCCGCGGCCGGCCTGATCATGGCGGTCAGCGTCGGCAAGGTGCTCGGCATCTTCGGTCGGCGGCTCGGCGCCGGATTCATGCAGTTCCGGCTCCAGGCCCGTTACCGGCGGCTGGTGACGCGGCGCTACATGGCGCTGCCGCCGGCCTGGCACGCCCGGCACTCCACCGGCACGCTGCTCTCCAACGCCAACTCCGATGTCGAGGCGGCCTGGTGGCCGATCGCGCCGCTGCCGTTCGCGATCGGCAGCATCGTGATGATGGTGGTCGCGGTCGCCGCGCTCTTCGTCACCGACTGGGTCCTGGCGCTGGTGGGGCTCGGGCTCTTCCCCCTGCTCTTCGCGCTCAACGTCTTCTTCTCCCGGCGGATGGCGCCCCGCCAGGCCCGGGCCCAGCAGCTGCGGGCCGAGCTCAGCGGGATCGCGCACGAGAGCTTCGACGGCGCGGTTGTCGTCAAGACGATGGGCCGGGAGACGGCCGAGACGGAGCGCTTCGCGCGCAAGGCCGACGAGCTGCGCGACGCGCTGATCCGGGTCGGCAAGCTGCGCGGCATCTTCGACCCCACCCTCGACTCGCTGCCGAGCCTCGGCACCCTCGCCGCCCTCGTCGTGGGCGCCTGGCGCATCTCCGCCGGTGACATCACGCTCGGCGACCTCATCGCGGTCACCCTGCTCTTCACGGTGATGGCCTTCCCGGTGCGGGCGATCGGCTGGGTCCTCGGCGAGGTCCCGCGCAGCGTCGCCGGCTGGGACCGGGTCGCCAGGGTCCTCGACGCCACGGGCGAGATGGATTACGGCACGTCGTCGGTCACGGGCGGCGGTCCGGTCGCGCTCACCTTCCAGAACGTCAGTTTCGCGTACGACGACGAGCCGGTCCTGCACGACGTGACCTTCACCGTCGGAGCGGGACGGACGGTGGCCCTGGTGGGCCCGACCGGTTCCGGCAAGTCCACCATCGCCACGATCGCCGCCCGGCTGCTCGACCCCACCCAGGGCCGGGTCCTCCTGGGCGACGTCGACGCCCGTGACCTCTCCGCCGTCGAGCTGCCCCGCACCGTGGCGCTCGTGCCGCAGCTCTCCTTCGCCTTCGACGAGTCGGTCCGGGTCAACGTGACCCTGGACCGTGACGGCATCGACGAGGACGACGTCTGGTCGGCGCTCGACACCGCGCAGGCCCGCACCTTCGTGGAGCGGCTGCCGCTGCGGCTCGAGACCGAGCTGGGCGAGCGCGGCACCACCCTCTCCGGCGGCCAGCGCCAGCGGCTGGTCCTCGCCCGCGCGCTCGCCGGACACCCCCGGCTGCTCGTTCTCGACGACGCGACGAGCGCCGTCGACCCCCGCGTCGAGGCGGCGATCCTGCAGTCGCTGCGCGAATCGGCCTCCTCGGTGCTCGTCGTCGCCTACCGCCGGGCCACGATCGCGCTCGCCGACGAGGTCGTCTACGTCGAGCACGGCCGCGTCGTCGCGCACGGCACCCATGCCGAGCTGCTCGCGAGCGTGCCCGGATACGTCAACCTGGTGACGGCCTATGAGAAGGCCGAAGCCGAGCGCGAGCAGGAGTTCGCCGCCGATGAACTGGAGGGCGCGCGATGA
- a CDS encoding TIGR03085 family metal-binding protein, with protein sequence MISRVTGPARIERLALADLLTDVGPDAPTLCEGWTTRDLAAHLILRERHPVAAAGIAFPRLRERTARHQAKVARRDFTKLLHDLRRPPVWSLLSNPLLDEAVNVNEMFVHHEDVRRAQPGWSPRTLSPQLQAELFSRVRKTARLFLRKLPLSVVLDAPRHGVIEAGGGGPAVKVTGDPAELALFIYGRQQVSKVEITGDPAGVERLRNARLGV encoded by the coding sequence ATGATCAGCCGCGTGACCGGGCCCGCGCGCATCGAACGACTTGCCCTTGCTGACCTCTTGACGGACGTGGGACCGGATGCGCCGACCCTCTGCGAGGGCTGGACCACCCGGGACCTCGCCGCCCACCTGATCCTGCGGGAACGCCATCCGGTCGCGGCCGCGGGGATCGCCTTCCCGCGCCTGCGGGAGCGGACGGCACGACACCAGGCAAAGGTAGCTCGCCGGGACTTCACGAAACTCCTGCACGACCTGCGCCGCCCACCGGTGTGGAGCCTGCTGAGCAACCCGCTGCTCGACGAGGCGGTCAACGTCAACGAGATGTTCGTCCACCACGAGGATGTCCGGCGAGCTCAACCCGGCTGGTCGCCGCGCACGCTGTCGCCGCAGCTCCAGGCCGAGCTTTTCAGCCGGGTACGCAAGACCGCGCGCCTCTTCCTGCGCAAGCTGCCCCTGAGCGTGGTCCTCGACGCGCCGAGACACGGCGTCATCGAGGCCGGCGGCGGCGGACCGGCCGTGAAGGTGACCGGCGACCCGGCGGAGCTGGCGCTGTTCATCTACGGCCGCCAGCAGGTCTCGAAGGTGGAGATCACCGGTGATCCGGCCGGTGTCGAGCGGTTGCGCAACGCCCGGCTGGGCGTGTGA
- a CDS encoding ABC transporter ATP-binding protein: MTEAATASESSWKTLRRGLALSPELRTGLIGTLALAIVSMIGRAVVPVAIQQGIDKGIRGTGGAPDLALIAAIATITVGILVITTTCGYWMMRRLFTVSETALASLRVRTFRHIHDLSMLHQQTQRRGVLVARVTSDVDSITQFLQWGGVILLVNSGQLIVTALVMSFYSWKLTLVVLVSFLPAVFVVKAFQKRLSASAAEVRKRVGMLYGAVSEAVVGATVIRAYGVGERTQSKLDETIDTYQKAQKRTMRMSVTSFSTGEIAAGLALGAVVVVGVLLGVDNQLEVGELAAFLFLVTLFIQPVQIATEVLNEAQNAVAGWRRVLDVLDEAPDVADPGVNGVDLPPGALDVRFDRVSFHYPDGPRVLHEVDLEIAAKTKVAVVGETGSGKTTFAKLLTRLMDPSEGEVLLSGVALRTLSFGSLRSRVVMVPQDGFLFDDTIAANVRFAKPDLTDEQLWLAFTELGLADWLAGLPEDLQTRVGERGEALSVGERQLVALARAYVADPDLLVLDEATSAVDPATEVRLQRTLDAVTRGRTTVAIAHRLSTAQAADEVIVVDKGVVVQRGPHHELVQDPDSIYGRLYASWLEQTR; this comes from the coding sequence ATGACCGAAGCCGCTACCGCGTCCGAGTCCTCCTGGAAGACGCTCCGGCGGGGCCTGGCGCTCTCCCCGGAGCTGCGCACGGGCCTGATCGGCACGCTCGCACTCGCGATCGTCTCGATGATCGGCCGAGCCGTCGTCCCGGTCGCGATCCAGCAGGGCATCGACAAGGGGATCCGCGGCACGGGCGGCGCACCCGACCTGGCCCTGATCGCTGCCATCGCGACGATCACCGTCGGCATCCTCGTCATCACCACGACCTGCGGTTACTGGATGATGCGGCGCCTGTTCACGGTCAGCGAGACGGCGCTCGCCTCGCTGCGGGTGCGTACCTTCAGGCACATCCACGACCTGTCGATGCTGCACCAGCAGACGCAGCGGCGCGGCGTCCTCGTCGCCCGGGTCACCAGCGACGTCGACTCGATCACCCAGTTCCTCCAGTGGGGCGGCGTGATCCTGCTCGTCAACAGCGGGCAGCTCATCGTGACCGCGCTGGTGATGAGCTTCTACTCGTGGAAGCTGACGCTCGTCGTGCTCGTCTCCTTCCTGCCGGCGGTCTTCGTCGTCAAGGCGTTCCAGAAGCGCCTGTCCGCCTCCGCCGCCGAGGTACGCAAGCGGGTCGGCATGCTCTACGGCGCGGTCTCCGAGGCGGTCGTCGGCGCCACCGTGATCCGGGCCTACGGGGTGGGCGAGCGGACCCAGAGCAAGCTGGACGAGACGATCGACACCTATCAGAAGGCTCAGAAGCGCACCATGCGGATGAGCGTGACCAGCTTCTCCACCGGCGAGATCGCGGCCGGCCTGGCGCTCGGCGCGGTCGTCGTGGTGGGCGTGCTGCTCGGCGTCGACAACCAGCTCGAGGTGGGCGAGCTCGCGGCCTTCCTCTTCCTGGTGACGCTCTTCATCCAGCCGGTGCAGATCGCCACCGAGGTCCTCAATGAGGCGCAGAACGCCGTCGCCGGCTGGCGCCGCGTGCTCGATGTCCTCGACGAGGCGCCCGACGTCGCCGACCCCGGCGTCAACGGTGTCGACCTGCCGCCGGGCGCGCTCGACGTGCGCTTCGACCGGGTCTCGTTCCACTACCCGGACGGCCCGCGCGTGCTGCACGAGGTGGATCTGGAGATCGCGGCGAAGACGAAGGTCGCCGTCGTCGGCGAGACCGGCAGCGGCAAGACCACCTTCGCGAAGCTGCTCACCCGCCTGATGGACCCGTCCGAGGGGGAGGTGCTGCTCTCCGGGGTGGCGCTGCGGACGCTGTCGTTCGGCTCGCTGCGCTCGCGGGTGGTGATGGTGCCGCAGGACGGCTTCCTCTTCGACGACACGATCGCGGCGAACGTCCGCTTCGCCAAGCCGGACCTCACCGACGAGCAGCTCTGGCTCGCCTTCACCGAGCTCGGGCTCGCCGACTGGCTCGCCGGTCTGCCGGAAGATCTCCAGACCCGGGTGGGTGAGCGGGGCGAGGCGCTGAGCGTGGGGGAGCGGCAGCTCGTCGCGCTGGCCCGGGCGTACGTCGCGGACCCCGACCTGCTCGTGCTCGACGAGGCGACGAGCGCTGTCGATCCCGCCACGGAGGTACGCCTCCAGCGGACCCTCGACGCCGTCACCCGCGGCCGGACCACGGTGGCGATCGCCCACCGCCTCTCCACCGCCCAGGCCGCCGACGAGGTGATCGTGGTCGACAAGGGCGTCGTCGTCCAGCGTGGCCCGCACCATGAGCTGGTCCAGGACCCCGACTCGATCTACGGCCGCCTCTACGCCTCCTGGCTGGAGCAGACCCGCTAG
- the yczR gene encoding MocR-like transcription factor YczR — MGGLVRGAQLGRLLGQWHALPARRRSPDYVALASAVRGLLADGRLALGVRLPAERELAESLAISRTTVSAAYRELRDSGHLVSRRGAGSWTALPEGLRVGSSGLWAPSDDPGLIDLSSAAPAAPIELAAAARAAVEDLPRYLGGPGYFPCGLDELREVVAARYTARGLPTRLEQILITNGTQHALDLVVRLIVHPGAPVLVESPTYPGALAALAGSRARIATHGLGAQGWDGELLLDTIRQTRPKLAYLIPEFQNPTGHLMPLRLRELLPAAAHSAATDLVIDESFVDLQLTDDPLPPPVAAFDRHSRVLTIGGMSKPFWGGMRIGWIRAAAPLVQRLAAVRVGVDMASPVLDQLVAVRLLDQAEGIVAARRASLGVRRDTLVTELRDRLPEWSFTIPRGGLTLWAELDAPVSSALARSAEAHGVRLAPGPRFGLDGTLERFLRLPFTLPPVDLTEAVGRIAAARFDLDRGTPRPHWTEPTLIA; from the coding sequence ATGGGCGGACTTGTCCGGGGCGCGCAGCTCGGCCGGCTTCTCGGCCAGTGGCATGCCCTGCCCGCCCGCCGCCGCAGTCCGGACTACGTCGCCCTCGCCTCCGCCGTGCGCGGGTTGCTCGCCGACGGCCGGCTCGCCCTCGGGGTACGGCTCCCCGCTGAACGTGAGCTGGCGGAGTCGCTCGCCATCTCGCGTACCACCGTCTCGGCCGCCTATCGCGAGCTGCGCGACTCCGGCCACCTGGTCAGCCGCCGCGGTGCCGGGAGCTGGACGGCACTGCCCGAGGGCCTGCGCGTCGGCAGCAGCGGTCTCTGGGCGCCCTCCGACGACCCCGGCCTCATCGATCTGAGCAGCGCCGCACCGGCCGCACCGATCGAGCTCGCCGCCGCCGCCCGCGCCGCCGTCGAGGACCTGCCGCGCTATCTCGGCGGCCCCGGCTATTTCCCGTGCGGGCTCGACGAGCTGCGCGAGGTGGTCGCCGCGCGCTACACCGCCCGGGGCCTGCCGACGCGGCTGGAGCAGATCCTCATCACCAACGGCACCCAGCACGCCCTCGACCTGGTCGTCCGGCTCATCGTGCACCCCGGCGCGCCGGTGCTGGTCGAGTCGCCGACCTATCCGGGGGCGCTGGCGGCGCTGGCGGGCAGCCGGGCCCGGATCGCCACCCATGGCCTCGGTGCGCAGGGCTGGGACGGCGAACTGCTGCTCGACACGATCCGGCAGACCCGGCCGAAGCTCGCCTACCTCATTCCCGAGTTCCAGAACCCGACCGGCCACCTGATGCCGCTGCGGCTGCGCGAGCTGCTGCCCGCCGCCGCCCACTCCGCCGCCACCGACCTCGTCATCGACGAGTCCTTCGTGGACCTGCAGCTCACCGATGATCCGCTGCCGCCGCCGGTCGCCGCGTTCGACCGGCACAGCCGGGTGCTCACCATCGGCGGCATGAGCAAGCCCTTCTGGGGCGGCATGCGGATCGGCTGGATCCGGGCCGCGGCGCCCCTGGTGCAGCGGCTCGCCGCGGTGCGGGTCGGCGTCGACATGGCCTCACCGGTGCTCGATCAGCTCGTCGCCGTGCGGCTGCTGGACCAGGCCGAGGGCATCGTGGCCGCCCGGCGGGCCTCGCTCGGCGTGCGGCGGGACACGCTCGTCACGGAGCTGCGCGATCGGCTGCCCGAGTGGAGCTTCACGATTCCCCGGGGCGGGCTGACGCTCTGGGCGGAGCTGGACGCGCCGGTCTCCAGTGCGCTGGCGAGATCGGCGGAGGCCCATGGCGTACGCCTGGCGCCCGGCCCGCGCTTCGGCCTGGACGGCACCCTGGAGCGCTTCCTGCGGCTGCCCTTCACGCTGCCGCCGGTGGACCTGACGGAGGCGGTGGGCCGGATCGCCGCTGCCCGCTTCGACCTGGACCGGGGCACCCCCCGCCCGCACTGGACCGAGCCCACCCTGATCGCCTAA
- a CDS encoding AMP-dependent synthetase/ligase — protein MGLEVPYRSIPDMFLQRVAATPDTQAFGGPGPDGTPVWFTWRQISDRASAIAAGLTTLGVGSEERVAILASTRLDWVVTDLGIMCAGGATTTVYPTTEPEDACFIVSDSGSTVLFAENPDQAAKMDPAAVPALRQIILFDGEADPEAAIPQITLAELELRGAGVLAERPGLVSEIVAGIEPSALATLIYTSGTTGRPKGVELLHRGWCWEGVAQGDVGVLLGSDTQFLWLPLSHSFGKTLLCGIIHVGVPTYVDGRVDKIIDNLALIKPTLMCAAPRIFEKVYNRVVTQATSAGGAKAKIFGWAVRTGKAKLALEQAGKPVPGGLNFKYGIAHKLVFSKLHERLGGNIRYMVSGSAPLSVPIAEFFAAAGLPVSEGYGLTESSAGNTVNRPGALKIGTVGPPLADLEVKIDTDGEILLRGAPVMRGYHNLPEETKAVFTEEGFFRTGDIGEIDADGHVKITDRKKDLVKTSGGKYIAPSHIEGLFKALCPLTSQVLVIGQARNYVTMVITLDPESVTAWAANGPLAGKPYAEIVASSEAEAYVGGFVKELNTKVNRWETIKKFIILPRDLTIEDGEITPSLKLKRRVVEENFKPQIEAMYAGSLAEI, from the coding sequence ATGGGCCTTGAGGTTCCCTACCGGTCTATTCCGGATATGTTTCTCCAGCGTGTCGCGGCGACGCCCGACACGCAGGCCTTCGGCGGCCCCGGCCCCGACGGCACTCCCGTCTGGTTCACCTGGCGACAGATCAGCGACCGTGCCAGCGCCATCGCGGCCGGTCTGACGACCCTCGGTGTGGGCAGCGAGGAGCGGGTCGCGATCCTCGCCTCCACCCGTCTCGACTGGGTCGTCACGGACCTCGGCATCATGTGCGCGGGCGGCGCCACCACGACCGTCTACCCGACGACCGAGCCCGAGGACGCCTGCTTCATCGTGAGCGACTCCGGCTCCACGGTGCTCTTCGCGGAGAACCCGGACCAGGCGGCCAAGATGGACCCGGCTGCCGTACCGGCCCTGCGCCAGATCATCCTCTTCGACGGCGAGGCCGACCCCGAGGCCGCGATCCCGCAGATCACCCTGGCCGAGCTGGAGCTGCGCGGCGCCGGTGTGCTCGCGGAGCGCCCCGGCCTGGTCAGCGAGATCGTCGCCGGCATCGAACCGTCGGCGCTCGCCACCCTGATCTACACCTCCGGCACGACCGGCCGCCCCAAGGGCGTCGAGCTGCTGCACCGGGGCTGGTGCTGGGAGGGCGTCGCGCAGGGCGACGTCGGCGTGCTGCTCGGCTCCGACACGCAGTTCCTCTGGCTGCCGCTGTCGCACTCGTTCGGCAAGACGCTGCTCTGCGGCATCATCCACGTCGGGGTGCCGACCTACGTGGACGGCCGGGTCGACAAGATCATCGACAACCTCGCCCTGATCAAGCCGACGCTGATGTGTGCCGCTCCCCGCATCTTCGAGAAGGTCTACAACCGAGTGGTCACCCAGGCGACCTCCGCCGGTGGCGCCAAGGCGAAGATCTTCGGCTGGGCCGTGCGTACGGGTAAGGCGAAGCTGGCGCTGGAGCAGGCGGGCAAGCCGGTCCCCGGCGGCCTCAACTTCAAGTACGGCATCGCGCACAAGCTGGTCTTCTCCAAGCTGCACGAGCGTCTCGGCGGCAACATCCGCTACATGGTCTCGGGCTCCGCACCGCTCTCGGTGCCGATCGCGGAGTTCTTCGCCGCGGCCGGGCTGCCGGTGAGCGAGGGCTACGGCCTGACCGAGTCGAGCGCGGGCAACACCGTCAACCGGCCCGGCGCGCTGAAGATCGGCACGGTCGGCCCGCCGCTCGCGGACCTCGAAGTCAAGATCGACACCGACGGCGAGATCCTGCTGCGCGGCGCCCCGGTCATGCGCGGCTACCACAACCTGCCCGAGGAGACGAAGGCCGTCTTCACCGAGGAGGGCTTCTTCCGCACCGGCGACATCGGCGAGATCGACGCCGACGGCCACGTCAAGATCACGGACCGCAAGAAAGACCTGGTCAAGACGTCGGGCGGGAAGTACATCGCGCCGAGCCACATCGAGGGGCTCTTCAAGGCGCTCTGCCCGCTCACCTCGCAGGTGCTCGTCATCGGCCAGGCCCGCAACTACGTCACCATGGTGATCACGCTCGACCCCGAGTCGGTGACCGCCTGGGCGGCGAACGGTCCGCTCGCCGGCAAGCCCTATGCCGAGATCGTGGCGTCCAGCGAAGCCGAGGCGTATGTCGGCGGCTTCGTCAAGGAGCTCAACACCAAGGTCAACCGCTGGGAGACGATCAAGAAGTTCATCATCCTCCCGCGCGACCTCACCATCGAGGACGGCGAGATCACCCCGTCGCTGAAGCTCAAGCGCCGCGTGGTCGAGGAGAACTTCAAGCCCCAGATCGAGGCCATGTACGCCGGCAGCCTCGCGGAGATTTAA